The DNA sequence TGCACCAGCAGTACCCCGGGCCGGTGCAGTTCATCTTCAGCCTACAGGATCCCGACGACCCGGCCCTGCCCGTAGCCCGGTCCCTGCAAGACGAAAATCCCCATCTGGATATCCACGTCATCGTGAACCCGGTGCTGCCCGGGCTGTCGGGCAAGGCCTCCAACCTGTTTCACGCCGCGGCCATCAGCCGCCACCCCATCCTGATCTTTTCCGACAGCGACATCGTGGCGCCGCCCGGAGCGCTGCGGGCCCTGGCCGCCCCCGTGGCCGCCGAACCCCGGCGGGCCCTGGCGGCCGTTCCCATACCCCTGGACAGCCGGGGCCTGGGGGGCGCCTTCATGACCTTGTCGGTCTACATGGCGGTGGTCATCGCCTGGCTGGGCAGCATGCTGGTGCCGGGCCCTTTGCGGCGGCAAACAGGCTTCCCCGGCGGCACCGTCGTCCTGACCCGCCAAGGCCTGGCCGACGTGGGCGGCGTCACAGCCTTCGGCAGCCACATCACCGAGGATTTGAAGCTGGGCCGGCTCCTCTTCGCCCACGGCTACACCCCGGGGCCGGGAGCCACGGTGGACCTGCTCATCGGCAGGCCGCCCTTCCTGGACTTCTGGCATCTGACGGTCCGGGGCAACCGGGGGCTGTGGGGCCTGGCGCCCGGCGTATATCTCTTCTGGCTGGTGGTCGGCTTCTGGCATTACGCCGCGGCGGCCTTGGGGCTCCTGCTGGGCCACACCCACTGGGTCTTCTGGGCGGCGGTCTTGGTGGCAGCCCGCACGGTGCTGCTGGGGCTGTTCATCGCCTCCATCCGCCCGGCCACCGCCTGGACCGCCCTCTTCTACCCCATCTTCGAAGCAGTCAACCTGGCGGCCACGTTATGGGCCCCCGCCACCATGGGCCGGGCCGTGGTGACGTGGCGGGGCATCCAGTACCGCCTGAGTTCATCGGGGGAGATCCGGCATATAGTGAACAGCACGGGGGAAGCGCCCCCGCCGTGAAACATTACCGCCCAGCGCACGGATAATAACCCAAGCCGGGACCACAACCTCAGCCTCAACCAAGACGGCGGACCTGGAGGCGTTGCCATGGCCGGTATCGCGGGCTGGATCCACTGGCGGCACAATATTCAGGAGCAGCAAGGGGTGCTGGCCGGCATGCTGGCGGCCTTGGCCCACCGGGGCCCCGACGGCCAAACCCTCTGGCTGGACGAAGGATCTCCGGCGGCCCTGGGCCAGCGCCGCCGGGGCTCCCTGGACTTGACCCGCCGGGGCCGTCCCCCCGCCCCCCACTGGGTGCTGGCCTTGGACGGGGAGATTTACAATCTCGAACAACTGAGGGAGGAACTGGCCCGGCGGGGCCACCCCTGCCCCGACGGAACTCCGGGGGAAGTGGTGCTCCAATGCTACCGGGCCTGGGGCATCGCCTGCCTGCAGCGCCTGGAAGGCCCCTTCGCCCTGGCCCTGTGGGACGGTACGCGCCGCTCCCTCCTCCTGGCCCGGGACCCTCTGGGCATCCGGCCCCTGTTTTTCGCCCGCCGGGGCGAGACCTTGATTTTCGCTTCGGAAATAAAAGCCTTGCTGGCCCACCCCCACATCCGGCCCCAAGTGGACAGTCAAGGTCTGGCGGAGCTCTGGCTCATGGGACCCGGCCGCACCCCCGGACAGGGGGTTTTTAAAGGTATAGGGGAACTGCGGGCGGGCGAGTTCAAAACTATCGGCCCCGGGCGCGCCTGGCGGCAGCGCTACTGGCATCTTTACAGCCGGGAGCATCCCGACGACGCCCCCACCACCGCCGCCGTAGTGCAGGAGTTGACCACGGCGGCCATCGGGCGGCAGTTGGGCGATCCCGCCGGCACCTGCGTCATGCTGTCGGGCGGCTTGGATTCCACCCTCATCGCCGCCGTGGCCCAGGAGGCCCTCACCCGGGCGGGCCGCGGCCCCTTGAAGACCTTTTCCGTTCAGTACACGGGCGAGGAGCAGTACTTTCAAGCCAACCCCTTCCAGCCCCAGCGGGACACGCCGTGGGCCTGGGAAGCCGCCCGCTTCCTGCAAACGGAGCACCAGGCCATAACCTTGGACGCAGCCCAACTGACGGCCGCCCTGGCCGAGGCCATGCGGGCCCGGGACCTGCCGGGCATGGCCGACATCGACGCCTCCCTGCTCCTGTTTTGCCGCGCCATCAAGGAGGCCATGCCCGGAGCGGCGGTGGCCCTGGCCGGCGAGGGCGCCGATGAGCTGTTCGGCGGCTACCCGTGGTTCCACATGCCCGCCGCCCTGGCGGCGGACACCTTCCCCTGGTCCCTGCGGCTGGAGGAGCGCACCCGTCTCATGGCCCCCGACCTGCTGGCGGCCATCGATCCCCATGAATATGTGCGGGCCCGCTACCAAGAGGCCCTGGCCCAGGTTCCCCGCCTCCCCGGGGAGCACCCGGCGGCCGCCCGGCGGCGGGAAATCTTCCATTTAACTATGTTCTACTGGCTGCCCACCTTGCTGGACCGGCAGGATCGCATGGCCGCCGCCGCCGGCCTGGGCATACGCCTGCCCTTTTTGAGCCGCCGGCTGGCGGAATATGCTTGGAACATTCCCTGGGAAATGAAGAATCTGAAGGGTGTGCCCAAGGGCATCCTGCGCCTGGCCTTTGAGGAGGAAGTGTCGCCCCCCATAGCCTGGCGGCCCAAAAGCCCTTATCCGAAAACCTTCAACCCGGAATTCCTGGCGGCCGTCCAGGCGGGAGTGCGGGAAATAATAAGCGACGGCCGGTCGCCCCTGCTGGACCTGATCAACAAGCCCGCCGTGGCTGCCTTGGCGGGCGAGGGCGGATCGCCCACCGGCCACCCGTGGTTCGGGCAGTTGATGACGGCGCCCCAGATGCTTGCCTACCTAATCCAAATGGATGGGTGGCTGCGGGAGTACCGGATTCAACTGGTTTGACCGGCGCCGGGGTGGTGCCGGCCCGGTGACATGCGGCGCCGGCGCACCGGTCAGGAGTCCACCCAGACGAGCCCGCGGCCGCAGTTCTCGCACGTATACAGGTCGTCCATCTTCTTCACCCGGTTCAGGAGAGCCAGGGACAGGCCCACGGCGCAGCCGCTGCAGGCGCCGTTCTGCACCGGCACCACCGCCCTGCCTTGGAGGCCCGGCCGCTGCAGCATCCGCTCATACCGGGCCAGCAGATCCTGCTGGATGGGGGCCGCGGCTTCCTCCCGCCGGGCCGCCGCCCCGGCTTCGGCCTCCTGGGCCGCCGCCAGTTCCCGTTGGTTCTCCTCCTCCATTCGGGCCAGCAGGGCCGCCGCTGCGGCCAACTCCCCTTCCAACTCCTCCAGCTGGCCCGTAAGGCGCTCCGCTTCCGCCATGGCCTCCAGGGCCTTTTCTTCGGCGGCGTCGGCCACCTCCGCCAGATGGGAGATCTGGGCCTCCATCTTGCTCATTTCCTTGACGCTGGCGATTTGACCGCTGTACATGCGGGCTTCCAGGCGGCTCTTTTCCTCCCGGTGGTCCTCAGCCATCCCTTCGTACCGGCTGGCATCCACCTTGGCCCGGGCCAGCCCCTGGCGCACGGCCTCCCGCTGGGCGCCCA is a window from the Sphingobacteriaceae bacterium genome containing:
- a CDS encoding glycosyltransferase, with the translated sequence MLLLTIFSLAAAVAQVLLVRRALARLAPKDDSPTGPPLPGVTVIKPIYGLEENLAENLRSWLHQQYPGPVQFIFSLQDPDDPALPVARSLQDENPHLDIHVIVNPVLPGLSGKASNLFHAAAISRHPILIFSDSDIVAPPGALRALAAPVAAEPRRALAAVPIPLDSRGLGGAFMTLSVYMAVVIAWLGSMLVPGPLRRQTGFPGGTVVLTRQGLADVGGVTAFGSHITEDLKLGRLLFAHGYTPGPGATVDLLIGRPPFLDFWHLTVRGNRGLWGLAPGVYLFWLVVGFWHYAAAALGLLLGHTHWVFWAAVLVAARTVLLGLFIASIRPATAWTALFYPIFEAVNLAATLWAPATMGRAVVTWRGIQYRLSSSGEIRHIVNSTGEAPPP
- a CDS encoding C4-type zinc ribbon domain-containing protein encodes the protein MSGGMAEQLRLLLVLQQRDSELQAIRRRIEDLTEGRELARQRQQVDGLGAQREAVRQGLARAKVDASRYEGMAEDHREEKSRLEARMYSGQIASVKEMSKMEAQISHLAEVADAAEEKALEAMAEAERLTGQLEELEGELAAAAALLARMEEENQRELAAAQEAEAGAAARREEAAAPIQQDLLARYERMLQRPGLQGRAVVPVQNGACSGCAVGLSLALLNRVKKMDDLYTCENCGRGLVWVDS
- the asnB gene encoding asparagine synthase (glutamine-hydrolyzing), whose protein sequence is MAGIAGWIHWRHNIQEQQGVLAGMLAALAHRGPDGQTLWLDEGSPAALGQRRRGSLDLTRRGRPPAPHWVLALDGEIYNLEQLREELARRGHPCPDGTPGEVVLQCYRAWGIACLQRLEGPFALALWDGTRRSLLLARDPLGIRPLFFARRGETLIFASEIKALLAHPHIRPQVDSQGLAELWLMGPGRTPGQGVFKGIGELRAGEFKTIGPGRAWRQRYWHLYSREHPDDAPTTAAVVQELTTAAIGRQLGDPAGTCVMLSGGLDSTLIAAVAQEALTRAGRGPLKTFSVQYTGEEQYFQANPFQPQRDTPWAWEAARFLQTEHQAITLDAAQLTAALAEAMRARDLPGMADIDASLLLFCRAIKEAMPGAAVALAGEGADELFGGYPWFHMPAALAADTFPWSLRLEERTRLMAPDLLAAIDPHEYVRARYQEALAQVPRLPGEHPAAARRREIFHLTMFYWLPTLLDRQDRMAAAAGLGIRLPFLSRRLAEYAWNIPWEMKNLKGVPKGILRLAFEEEVSPPIAWRPKSPYPKTFNPEFLAAVQAGVREIISDGRSPLLDLINKPAVAALAGEGGSPTGHPWFGQLMTAPQMLAYLIQMDGWLREYRIQLV